In Spinacia oleracea cultivar Varoflay chromosome 5, BTI_SOV_V1, whole genome shotgun sequence, a single window of DNA contains:
- the LOC130461821 gene encoding uncharacterized protein, whose amino-acid sequence MTPTSSPFSNDIVMEEIPKVRLPAHLTFSGITDPRDHVISYEQQMFLSAYSEACWCKYFPTTLTGVAGEWFRSLPKGSIKSWKKLKKRFMKESTNIPNMQPDVAIFALKHALPEGKFRDKLSMKNPSKIADVLQMADAFIRTEEFKKAAARLRNPSDTRDTKMNQSKPEGNSRKGKEKVGAREASPNKEWKKGEFQPKYTNYTPLTTSQREIFSLHKDDEKWKLPDKLRSNPLLRNKNKWCEFHDDFGHTTEECNSLKDNIEDLIRRGYLKQYLLDRRTEREEKEKATSGKLQEQA is encoded by the exons ATGACCCCAACATCTTCCCCATTCTCGAATGATATTGTTATGGAGGAGATTCCCAAAGTGAGGCTACCAGCACACTTAACATTCAGCGGGATtacggatccgagggatcacgTCATCTcttacgagcagcaaatgttcctgAGCGCCTACTCCGAGGcttgttggtgcaaatacttcccaaccacgctgacaGGAGTTGCAGGGGAATGGTTCaggtcgctgccgaagggatcgatcaaaagctggaagaagCTGAAGAAGAG GTTCATGAAAGAATCAACCAACATCCCCAATATGCAGCCAGATGTAgcaatcttcgccttgaagcacgcgcttcCGGAGGGGAAATTCCGGGATAAACTGtcaatgaaaaacccctccaagaTAGCTGACGTACTTCAAATGGcggatgcgttcatcagaacggaAGAATTCAAAAAGGCAGCAGCTAGGCTGAGGAACCCCTCGGATACGAGGGATACCAAGATGAATCAGAGTAAGCCCGAGGGCAACTCAAGAAAGGGAAAAGAGAAGGTGGGTGCGAGAGAAGCAAGCCCAAATAAAGAGTGGAAGAAgggtgaatttcaacccaaatacaccaactacactccactcacCACATCCCAAAGAGAAATCTTCAGCCTCCACAAGGAtgacgaaaagtggaaactacctgaCAAGCTCAGATCAAACCCCCTCCTtaggaacaagaacaagtggtgtgagttccacgatgacttcggACATACCACCGAGGAATGCAattcgctgaaagacaacatcgaGGACCTCATCCGCCGAGGCTATTTAAAGCAATACTTGCTCGACCGGAGAACGGAgagggaagaaaaagaaaaagcaacGTCGGGAAAACTACAAGAGCAAGCCTAG
- the LOC130461820 gene encoding uncharacterized protein — MVFDHGKQFDNTPLQTWCKQFGIHLAYSAVCHPQSNGQAEAANKLILNALKKRVEEEKSKWLEELPGTLWSLRTTEKEATGQTPFHLVYGSEAVIPVEIGTESLRVQACNKYDGTHGQSNDQLLTEALDLLDEARDEARTLNAAYQQRVSKHYNRRVNARPLKVGDLVLRNGAAVQKGRIHGKLSATWEGLYIINSEKRTGTFMLKQAQKQTLNTSTSVKELKSRLLTDPRILRAQKKTLNTSTGVKKLKVAS, encoded by the exons ATGGTCTTCGACCATGGAAAGCAATTCGACAACACACCACTGCAGacgtggtgcaaacagttcggtatCCACCTCGCTTACTCGGCGGTATGCCACCCTCAGAGCAACGGCCAAGCCGAAGCCGCGAATAAGCTCAtactcaacgcactcaagaaaagagtcgaggaagAAAAGAGTAAGTGGCTAGAAGAGCTCCCTGGAACactctggtcccttcggaccaccgagaaagaagcCACGGGACAAACGCCCTTCCACTTGGTATACGGTtccgaagctgtcatccctgtagagatcggaacagaaagcttgagGGTCCAAGCATGCAACAAGTATGATGGAACCCACGGACAAAGCAATGATCAACTTCTGACCGAAGCCTTGGAtctactagatgaagctcggGACGAAGCCAGAACTCTCAACGCAGCTTACCAGCAGAGGGTTAGCAAAcactacaaccgaagagtcaatgccAGACCTCTTAAGGTCGGCGACCTAGTGCTCAGGAATGGTGCGGCAGTTCAAAAGGGAAGGATCCATGGGAAACTCTCGGCAACATGGGAAGGGCTATACATCATCAACTCCGAAAAGAGGACTGGCACTtttatgcttaaaca agctcagaagcagactctaaacacGTCTACAAGTgttaaagagctcaaaagtagactcttaacagatccacggatcttaAGAGCTCAGAAGAAGACTCTAAATACGTCTACAGGTGTTAAAAAGCTCAAAGTAGCCTCTTAA